From the genome of Corallococcus macrosporus DSM 14697:
CACGGCGTTGACGATGCGGTCCGCGCCCACCTCACGGGGGTTGTCGTAGAAGATGGGCATGCCCGTCTTCACGCCAGGGCCGACGAACATGGGGCGGAGCTTGAAGTAGCGCTCGCTCATCTTCTCCAGGTTGGACTGGAGCGGCGGCACCACGCTGGAGACGGCCACCGCCGTCACCTTCGCCGGGTCGATGCCGCGGTGGGTGAAGAGCTGTCGGACCAGGATGCCGTACTCATCCGACGTGCGGCGCGTGCTGGTCTCCATGCGCCAGTGGTCGAGCAGGCGCCGGCCCTCGAACACCCCGAGCGCGGTATTGGTATTGCCGACGTCGATGGCCAGGAGCATCACACCGCGCACTCTACCGCCGCGGGCGGAGCTGCTCCACGTCACCCGCCAACACGCGCTCGAGCGAGCCCCCTTCCGTCCGGACCAGGAGCGCCCCGGAGGGGTCGATGTCCTCGGCGTGCCCCCGCAGCGCCTGCCGGTCCGTGCGCACCAGCACGTCCTGCCCCAGCGTGGACGACAGGGCCTTCCAGCGGGCACGCACCGCGTCGAAGCCCGTCTCCAGGTACAGGTCCAGCCACTCCTCCAGCCGCGTCCAGAGGGCGGCGGTGAACGGCGCCCGCTTCACGGGATGCCCCAGCGCCAGGGCCAGCGACGTGGCGGTGGCGCGCAGCTCCTCCGGGAAGTGCTCGGCCAGGGCGTTGAGGTTGACCCCCACGCCCACCACGACGAAGTGGACGCGCTCCGGTTCGGCGGACAGCTCGGTGAGGATGCCGGCCACCTTGCGCCCGTCGATGTGGACGTCGTTGGGCCACTTGATGGCGGCGTCCGCGCCCGCGTCGCGCAGCGCCTCCGCCAGCGCCACGGCGGCCACCAGGGTCAGCTCCGGCGCGCGCTGGGGCGGCAGCTCCGGACGGAGGATGGCGGAGAAGTACAGGTTGAGCCCGGACGGGGAGACCCAGGTGCGGCCCCGGCGCCCCTTGCCCGCGGTCTGCTGCTCGGCCACCACCACCTCGCCGTGCCCGGCGCCATCCTGGGCCAGCCGGAAGGCCCTCTCGTTGGTGGACGGCAGCGACTCATGGTGGTGGACGGTGCGGCCCAGGTCGTGGGTGTCCAGCAGCGGGCCGATTTCGAGCGAGGTCAGCCGGTCGGGGACCTCCACCAGCCGGTAGCCCCGCGCGGGCACCGCCTCGATGCGGTAGCCCTTGGCGCGGAGGGACTCCACGTGCTTCCACACCGCCGTGCGGGACAGGCCCAGCTTGCTGGAGAGCGCCTCGCCGGACGTGTAGTCACTCCCGCTCTCGGAGAGGAAGCTCAGGATGAGCGCTTCCTGGGACTGTTCGTTCACCTGGACGGGCACGGCGGCACCTCGTGAAGAAAAGCTGCGGGCCTCTCAGCCCGAAGGTGGCGCCGCGCCGTCGCGGAGCTGCCACGCCGTCAGCTCCAACAAGGTCTGCGGCACGAGCTGGCCGTTGGCCTCCACCACCGTTTCGATGCGGACCATGCCGACGCCGGGGGCGAAGGTCATCGTGTTCACCATCGTGGCCTTGGCGTCCATCCGGTTGCGGGCCTCCACCTGGACACAGCGCGGGAAGGTGCCCGCGAGCGTCTGGCACGACTCCCCCGCCTGGACGATGCGGTAGCGCTCCGTGGACGACACGGACACCACGTTCGTCCAGGAGTGCCCCTCCTTCAGCGGGCCGCGCAGCAGGTAGCGCTTTGGATCCCTCAGGCCATAGCCGTCCAGGAAGAGCTGCCCGCCCTGGTTGTCGTGGAAGACGCCGGCCTCCTCCTTGAGGATCTCCACCGTGACTTCCTTGTCCTCGCGGCCGTTGAGCCGGTACGTCCAGCGGTTGCCCACCGCGAGCGGGTAGTACTCGGCCACGTCGCCCGTGCTGGCGCCCGAGTCCGCCGCCGCTTCCACGTTCTTGGAACAGCCGGTGCCCAGCATCAGGGCGCCGAGCACCACCGCTCCGCCCACGCCGAATGAACGCTTCATCTCGATGTCAGTCCGCGCGGCCTGGGCCACGCGCCTCCGCGGGTGAGTGCTTCCGTGATGCATAGAGTGTGTCCAGCGCCTGCTGCGCGGCGGCCTGGACGGCGGGCGCATCATGCCCCTGCGCCATCGTGTAGAGGTAGGCCTCCGCTTCGGGGCCGCCGATTTCGCCCACCGCGAAGACAATCTCCTGCACGAAGCCCAGGTCACGGCCCCGCGCCAGGTCGATGAGCACCGGCACCGCGACCCGCGCCTTCATCTCCACGAGCGCGCCCATCGTCCGGCGCACCGTCTCCGCGTCGGTGGCCTCCTTGAGGCGGTCGATGAGCAGCGGCGCGGCCGCCGGGTGCTGCCGCTCCGCCAGCGTGCGGAGGCTGAACTCCCGGACGCGGGCGTCCGTCGCCTTGAGGTCGAGCACCAGCTCGTCGTCGGTGCGGTCCAGGGCGGTCAGTTGCATGATGGCCGACTCGGTGACCTGGCGCAGGACGTTGGCCAGCGCGGTGCGCATCGCCTTCTGCCGTCCCGCGGGCGAGTCCTCCTCGACGGGGGCTTCTCCGAGTCCCACCAGCTCATAACGCTGGGGCAGGCGCCCGCCGAACCGCTCCAGGACCAGGTTGGCGCCGACCTCGGCGAAGCTGCGGGGGTCGCCGTCCTTCAGCACCTCCCGGGTGAAGGGCACGTCCAGCGTCAGCCGCCAGGGCCGCTCCTCGCGAGGCGCGTCCTCGCCCTTCTGCTCGAAGCGGCCGGAGTCCTTCAGCGCCACGGTGAAGAGCGTGGCGACGCCCTCGGGAGCGAGTCCCAGCAGGGCGTTGTCCTGTAGCGTGACCCCGGTCAGCTCCACCGGCGCCACCGGGTAGCGCGGCGCCCGCCAGCGGCAGGCACCAAGCAGGACGACGCAGGAGGCGAGCAGCAGGACCGGCTTCATCGCTCTCCAGGGTAACACCTGGGGAGCGACCGCGCCGACCAAACCCTCACCTCCCGCGGCGCCGCGTCAGCTATCGCGCTCCCCGGACGGCCCCTTGGGGGGCTCGGACGAGCTGCCCTCGCCAGGCGAGGAAGCAGGCACGTCCGTCCGCGTCGCACCGCTGTCCACCGGGGCGGCGGCCGCCTCCACCTGGGGCAGCCCCGGCGTAGGAGCGGGCTGCGTGGCTCCGGGGACATCCGACTGCGTGACAGGCCGGGACGCGGCGTCCGCTTCGGCAGGGGCGGCACCAGCCGGAGCCGCCGCCGAACCGCTCGCCACCGTGTCGCCCGAGGAAGCGTCGCTGCCCGCCTGGACGAACTGGGGCACCCCTGTTGCCGCGATGCCCGTATCCCCCGTGGCACCGACCGGGGCACTCACATTCCCCGTGGCACCGGAGGCAGCCGCTTCGCCCGTCGGGGCCGCGGCACCGGCGGCGTGTTCGGACGCGGAGCCCGCATCAGCAGCCACACGGGCCTGCTCGGAGACAGCACCCGCCGCGGCACTGACACCCGCTTCGCCCGTGACACTCGCCTCACCGGGAGCCGCGGCGACACCCGCTTCACCGCTGACGCCCGTGGCGCCCGACCCGGCAACAGTCGTGGCGCCTGCTTCGCCAGCAGCACCCGCCGCTTCGCCGGAAGCCGCGGCGCCAGCAGCACCCGCTGTTGCGCTCGCCTTGCCGACAGCCGATGCGCTTGCTTCGCCAACAGCACCAGCCGCAGCACCCGCCTCGCCAGCACCAGTGCCCGCCGCACCCGCAGCGGCGCCAGCTTCGCCAGCACCAGTGCCCGCCACACCCGCAGCGGCACCCGCCTCGCCAGCACCAGAGCCCGCCGCACCCGCAGCGGCGCCAGCACCAGTACCCGACTCACCCGCGGCACCGGCCTCACCGGCAGCACCAGCCTCACCCGCGGCACCAGCCTCACCCGGAGCCGCTGCGGCACCGGCCTCACCCGGAGCCGTCGCGGCACCGGCCTCACCGGCAGCACCAGCCTCACCCGCGGCACCGGCCTCACCCGGAGCCGCTGCGGCACCAGCCTCACCCGCGGCACCGGCCTCACCCGGAGCCACTGCGGCGCCAGCCTCACCGGCGGCGCCAGCCTCACCTGCGGCACCAGCCTCACCCGCGCGACTGCCACGGCCGCGACGGCCCCGGCGACGACGGCGGCGGCGCTTGCGGTCACCCTGCGCGCCTTCGGCCCCAGCCTCGGCGGCGCCATCAGCCCGCGCGCCACCCACGAAGGCGCTGGCGGCTTCGAGGTCGTCATCCTCCCCGTCCTCGTCGTCGCCCTCCTCGTCATCCTCGCGGCCCTGCTGGACCGGAGCGGCGGGAGCCGGGGCGGCGGCCTCACGCGGCTCCGCAGCGGTCGCCACCGAAGCCTCCTCCGGCGTCTCCCCGGCGGCCTCGGCCTCGCGGGCCTCGCGAGCCTCGCGCTCGCGACGGCGCTTCTCCCGGGGACGCTCGCGCTCCGGCGCCGCGGCCTCGGGGGTCTCCTCACCCTCGCGGGCCTGCTTCTCGCGCTGACGCTCCTCGCGGCGCTTCTGGGCCTCCTCGGCATCCAGCTTCGCGGCCTCGAAGAACTTCTCGTCGACCTCGTACAGCTCGACCTGCGTGACGGAGACGGCCGTCTTCGCTTCCAGGAACTTCTCGCCCAGCGCGTCACCGCACCACAGCATCACCAGCGAGCCATTGGCCTGCGCCTCGGTGCG
Proteins encoded in this window:
- a CDS encoding HTH domain-containing protein produces the protein MTFYEAALRILESEGRPLHFLEITEKSIQQSLLSHVGKTPEVTMLSRLAAMARRTRDRKVLVTAKDTFALVDWSIPEDVEALAQTGVVEPHPEEDLPPLRPAERHPEPRTDNVRVAGRGSDRKRRRDEDDERGGRRKRFPPLPEVVFEILSESDIGLRTEQLIERARAKELCAEDTTVEAVLTALLEDNQRRIDAGRRPQYAFSKDSGEVSLERAGAPSEAPPLELQAAFAQALGIPLEAGRPVLGKPAVAGEAPADAALVATLRTTLKDARRSVARGLRKRLGELDVGTFEKSVVKMMHGLGFRELKVAKRSKEGPLLTARKREGSVELRYAVRMLKGTPGIDRKSVQELRRDLGHYSAQVGLLVSAGDVRGDARTEAQANGSLVMLWCGDALGEKFLEAKTAVSVTQVELYEVDEKFFEAAKLDAEEAQKRREERQREKQAREGEETPEAAAPERERPREKRRREREAREAREAEAAGETPEEASVATAAEPREAAAPAPAAPVQQGREDDEEGDDEDGEDDDLEAASAFVGGARADGAAEAGAEGAQGDRKRRRRRRRGRRGRGSRAGEAGAAGEAGAAGEAGAAVAPGEAGAAGEAGAAAAPGEAGAAGEAGAAGEAGAATAPGEAGAAAAPGEAGAAGEAGAAGEAGAAGESGTGAGAAAGAAGSGAGEAGAAAGVAGTGAGEAGAAAGAAGTGAGEAGAAAGAVGEASASAVGKASATAGAAGAAASGEAAGAAGEAGATTVAGSGATGVSGEAGVAAAPGEASVTGEAGVSAAAGAVSEQARVAADAGSASEHAAGAAAPTGEAAASGATGNVSAPVGATGDTGIAATGVPQFVQAGSDASSGDTVASGSAAAPAGAAPAEADAASRPVTQSDVPGATQPAPTPGLPQVEAAAAPVDSGATRTDVPASSPGEGSSSEPPKGPSGERDS
- a CDS encoding HEAT repeat domain-containing protein; protein product: MKPVLLLASCVVLLGACRWRAPRYPVAPVELTGVTLQDNALLGLAPEGVATLFTVALKDSGRFEQKGEDAPREERPWRLTLDVPFTREVLKDGDPRSFAEVGANLVLERFGGRLPQRYELVGLGEAPVEEDSPAGRQKAMRTALANVLRQVTESAIMQLTALDRTDDELVLDLKATDARVREFSLRTLAERQHPAAAPLLIDRLKEATDAETVRRTMGALVEMKARVAVPVLIDLARGRDLGFVQEIVFAVGEIGGPEAEAYLYTMAQGHDAPAVQAAAQQALDTLYASRKHSPAEARGPGRAD
- a CDS encoding biotin--[acetyl-CoA-carboxylase] ligase, producing the protein MPVQVNEQSQEALILSFLSESGSDYTSGEALSSKLGLSRTAVWKHVESLRAKGYRIEAVPARGYRLVEVPDRLTSLEIGPLLDTHDLGRTVHHHESLPSTNERAFRLAQDGAGHGEVVVAEQQTAGKGRRGRTWVSPSGLNLYFSAILRPELPPQRAPELTLVAAVALAEALRDAGADAAIKWPNDVHIDGRKVAGILTELSAEPERVHFVVVGVGVNLNALAEHFPEELRATATSLALALGHPVKRAPFTAALWTRLEEWLDLYLETGFDAVRARWKALSSTLGQDVLVRTDRQALRGHAEDIDPSGALLVRTEGGSLERVLAGDVEQLRPRR